One window from the genome of Pseudoliparis swirei isolate HS2019 ecotype Mariana Trench chromosome 24, NWPU_hadal_v1, whole genome shotgun sequence encodes:
- the zgc:174863 gene encoding uncharacterized protein zgc:174863 isoform X1 gives MNMASMWILLVILISIGHAKTESMSLDCRAEQLGQYGQQSLLECVIKTTQNDLRVRVVSWKKANLALLVFYKGKITKEDGFSFAQPSWNDRNMNVSLLITNTTVKHEGRYTCLVMTNVGEKVEAISFKVTAKYSNPTIVSSPKAITPKTDGTLTCESNGGYPKHQLRWFDEDNKELTSDAPTEAKQTDGGLFQLSSRLVVGKESSVSKYICGVFNASGGREEETPFLVKYAPKTEELEQRKELDMSTKIVAPVVVIGSLIAGLLFALLVYRKRSQKIRRPSTAPLMGGHLGVPTVDVEEGDDKYPDNVA, from the exons ATGAACATGGCCTCAATGTGGATCCTCCTTGTTATCCTCATCAGCATAGGACATGCAAAGACAG AATCTATGAGTCTGGACTGCAGGGCTGAACAGCTGGGACAGTACGGCCAGCAGTCGCTGCTGGAGTGTGTCATCAAAACAACCCAAAACGACCTGCGGGTACGGGTGGTCAGCTGGAAGAAAGCCAACCTGGCCTTGCTGGTCTTTTACAAAGGGAAGATCACAAAGGAGGATGGCTTTTCGTTTGCCCAGCCGTCCTGGAATGACAGAAACATGAACGTGTCGCtgctcatcaccaacaccacaGTGAAGCACGAGGGACGTTACACATGTCTTGTGATGACGAACGTCGGTGAAAAAGTAGAAGCCATCAGCTTCAAAGTCACAG cTAAATACAGCAATCCAACCATCGTGTCCAGCCCTAAGGCAATCACTCCGAAAACAGACGGAACCCTGACCTGTGAGTCCAATGGCGGCTACCCAAAACACCAACTTCGCTGGTTCGACGAGGACAACAAGGAGCTGACAAGTGATGCTCCAACGGAGGCGAAGCAGACAGACGGGGGTCTGTTTCAGCTCTCGAGCAGGCTGGTTGTAGGAAAAGAGTCCTCTGTCTCCAAATACATCTGCGGGGTGTTCAATGCCAGCGGAGGCCGAGAGGAAGAGACCCCATTCCTTGTCAAATACGCGCCAAAAACCGAAG AACTGGAACAGCGGAAGGAGTTGGATATGTCCACCAAGATCGTGGCCCCCGTGGTGGTCATCGGATCGCTGATCGCAGGCTTGCTGTTTGCGCTGCTGGTTTACAGAAAGCGATCTCAAA AGATCCGAAGGCCCTCCACAGCACCCCTTATGG GTGGTCATCTCGGGGTCCCCACTGTAGATGTCGAAGAAG GAGATGATAAATACCCAGACAACGTGGCGTGA
- the zgc:174863 gene encoding uncharacterized protein zgc:174863 isoform X2, whose amino-acid sequence MNMASMWILLVILISIGHAKTESMSLDCRAEQLGQYGQQSLLECVIKTTQNDLRVRVVSWKKANLALLVFYKGKITKEDGFSFAQPSWNDRNMNVSLLITNTTVKHEGRYTCLVMTNVGEKVEAISFKVTAKYSNPTIVSSPKAITPKTDGTLTCESNGGYPKHQLRWFDEDNKELTSDAPTEAKQTDGGLFQLSSRLVVGKESSVSKYICGVFNASGGREEETPFLVKYAPKTEELEQRKELDMSTKIVAPVVVIGSLIAGLLFALLVYRKRSQSGHLGVPTVDVEEGDDKYPDNVA is encoded by the exons ATGAACATGGCCTCAATGTGGATCCTCCTTGTTATCCTCATCAGCATAGGACATGCAAAGACAG AATCTATGAGTCTGGACTGCAGGGCTGAACAGCTGGGACAGTACGGCCAGCAGTCGCTGCTGGAGTGTGTCATCAAAACAACCCAAAACGACCTGCGGGTACGGGTGGTCAGCTGGAAGAAAGCCAACCTGGCCTTGCTGGTCTTTTACAAAGGGAAGATCACAAAGGAGGATGGCTTTTCGTTTGCCCAGCCGTCCTGGAATGACAGAAACATGAACGTGTCGCtgctcatcaccaacaccacaGTGAAGCACGAGGGACGTTACACATGTCTTGTGATGACGAACGTCGGTGAAAAAGTAGAAGCCATCAGCTTCAAAGTCACAG cTAAATACAGCAATCCAACCATCGTGTCCAGCCCTAAGGCAATCACTCCGAAAACAGACGGAACCCTGACCTGTGAGTCCAATGGCGGCTACCCAAAACACCAACTTCGCTGGTTCGACGAGGACAACAAGGAGCTGACAAGTGATGCTCCAACGGAGGCGAAGCAGACAGACGGGGGTCTGTTTCAGCTCTCGAGCAGGCTGGTTGTAGGAAAAGAGTCCTCTGTCTCCAAATACATCTGCGGGGTGTTCAATGCCAGCGGAGGCCGAGAGGAAGAGACCCCATTCCTTGTCAAATACGCGCCAAAAACCGAAG AACTGGAACAGCGGAAGGAGTTGGATATGTCCACCAAGATCGTGGCCCCCGTGGTGGTCATCGGATCGCTGATCGCAGGCTTGCTGTTTGCGCTGCTGGTTTACAGAAAGCGATCTCAAA GTGGTCATCTCGGGGTCCCCACTGTAGATGTCGAAGAAG GAGATGATAAATACCCAGACAACGTGGCGTGA